One segment of Gammaproteobacteria bacterium DNA contains the following:
- a CDS encoding NUDIX domain-containing protein: MTWKPHATVACIVERDGRFLMVEEVDTGAAVFNQPAGHLEPDENLSAAAVREALEETGWHVQPKYL, encoded by the coding sequence ATGACCTGGAAACCCCACGCCACTGTCGCCTGCATCGTCGAACGCGACGGCCGCTTCCTGATGGTGGAGGAAGTCGACACCGGCGCGGCGGTGTTCAACCAGCCCGCCGGGCATCTCGAACCGGACGAAAATCTCTCCGCCGCTGCGGTGCGCGAAGCGCTGGAGGAAACCGGCTGGCACGTGCAGCCGAAATACCTG
- the icd gene encoding NADP-dependent isocitrate dehydrogenase, with amino-acid sequence MAYQHIQVPDHGEKITANADYSLNVPDQPIVPYIEGDGIGVDITPVMKQVIDSAVEKAYGGSRKIAWMEIYAGEKANSVYGEGTWMPDETLEAVKEYVVSIKGPLTTPVGGGIRSLNVMLRQQLDLYVCLRPIRYYEGTPSPVKEPEKTDMVIFRENSEDIYAGIEWEAGTPEAKKVVDFLQNEMGVTKIRFPDTAGIGIKPVSSEGTKRLVRKAIQYAIDNDKPSVTLVHKGNIMKFTEGAFKSWGYELAREEFGAKEIDGGPWCSFKNPRTGNEIVVKDVIADAFLQQILLRPAEYSVIATLNLNGDYISDALAAQVGGIGIAPGANLSDTVAMFEATHGTAPKYAGQDKVNPGSLILSAEMMLRHMGWSEAADLIVKGLAGAISAKQVTYDFARLMDGATEVSCSGFGQQIVAHM; translated from the coding sequence ATGGCCTACCAGCACATTCAGGTCCCCGACCATGGTGAGAAGATCACCGCCAACGCCGATTACTCCCTGAACGTTCCCGACCAGCCGATCGTCCCTTATATCGAGGGTGACGGTATCGGCGTGGACATCACCCCGGTCATGAAGCAGGTGATCGACAGTGCGGTGGAAAAGGCCTACGGCGGCAGCCGCAAGATCGCCTGGATGGAAATCTACGCCGGCGAAAAGGCCAACAGCGTGTACGGCGAAGGCACCTGGATGCCGGACGAGACTCTGGAGGCGGTCAAGGAGTACGTGGTCTCCATCAAGGGCCCGCTGACCACGCCGGTGGGCGGCGGCATCCGCTCGCTGAACGTGATGCTGCGCCAGCAGCTCGACCTGTACGTGTGCCTGCGCCCGATCCGCTATTACGAGGGCACCCCCAGCCCGGTGAAGGAGCCGGAGAAGACCGACATGGTCATCTTCCGCGAGAACTCCGAGGACATTTACGCCGGCATCGAGTGGGAAGCGGGCACGCCCGAAGCCAAAAAGGTCGTCGACTTCCTGCAGAACGAGATGGGCGTGACCAAGATCCGCTTCCCCGACACGGCGGGAATCGGCATCAAGCCGGTGTCCTCCGAGGGCACCAAGCGCCTGGTGCGCAAGGCGATCCAGTACGCCATCGACAACGACAAGCCGTCGGTGACCCTGGTGCACAAGGGCAACATCATGAAATTCACCGAAGGCGCCTTCAAGAGCTGGGGCTATGAGCTGGCCCGGGAGGAGTTCGGCGCCAAGGAAATCGATGGCGGTCCCTGGTGCAGCTTCAAGAATCCCAGGACCGGCAACGAGATCGTGGTCAAGGACGTGATCGCGGACGCCTTCCTGCAGCAGATCCTGCTGCGTCCGGCCGAGTACAGCGTGATCGCCACCCTTAACCTGAACGGCGACTACATCTCCGACGCGCTGGCCGCCCAGGTCGGCGGCATCGGCATCGCGCCCGGCGCCAACCTGTCGGACACGGTGGCCATGTTCGAGGCCACCCACGGCACCGCGCCCAAATACGCGGGGCAGGACAAGGTGAACCCCGGCTCGCTGATCCTGTCTGCAGAGATGATGCTGCGCCACATGGGCTGGAGCGAGGCAGCCGACCTGATCGTCAAGGGACTGGCCGGCGCCATTTCGGCCAAGCAGGTGACCTACGATTTCGCGCGCCTGATGGACGGCGCCACTGAGGTTTCCTGTTCCGGTTTCGGCCAGCAGATCGTCGCCCACATGTAA
- the clpS gene encoding ATP-dependent Clp protease adapter ClpS, giving the protein MSKERTNTQDPGLAVEEAPPKLKRPPLYKVVLLNDDYTPMEFVVLVLEKFFGMNREKATHIMLTVHTQGKGVCGIFTREIAETKVAQVNDFSRENQHPLLCSMEAA; this is encoded by the coding sequence ATGAGCAAGGAGCGTACAAACACACAAGACCCGGGCCTGGCCGTCGAGGAAGCGCCTCCGAAACTGAAGCGCCCTCCGTTGTACAAGGTCGTGCTGTTGAACGACGACTACACCCCGATGGAATTCGTCGTGCTGGTGCTTGAAAAATTCTTTGGTATGAACCGCGAAAAGGCGACCCACATCATGCTCACGGTTCATACCCAAGGGAAGGGTGTGTGCGGCATCTTCACGCGCGAGATCGCGGAAACCAAGGTTGCCCAGGTCAACGACTTCTCGCGCGAAAATCAACACCCCTTGCTTTGTTCAATGGAAGCGGCGTGA